The following coding sequences lie in one Spinacia oleracea cultivar Varoflay chromosome 1, BTI_SOV_V1, whole genome shotgun sequence genomic window:
- the LOC110799817 gene encoding probable indole-3-pyruvate monooxygenase YUCCA4 encodes MGCTKEEEEFTNSPLKMVEIEGPIIVGAGPSGLAIAACLSKQGIPSLILERSDCIASLWQQRTYDRLKLHLPRKFCELPLMGFPKDFPKYPSKKQFISYMESYAAFFNIVPVFNQEVESAMFDPEASKWRVKIKEMKENVYVSRWVIVATGENADPLIPEIQGIDRFQGRLLHTSLYKSGVEFGNQRVLVIGCGNSGMEVSLDLCRYNAMPFMVARNSVHVLPREMFGFSTFGVAMTLLKWFPLRLVDKLLLLVANLTLGNTDQFGLRRPKTGPLELKNATGKTPVLDVGALSLIKSGKIKVMEGVKEITENGAKFIDGQERKFDSIILATGYKSNVPFWLKDCEFFSDDGMPKVAFPDGWKGGKGLYTVGFTRRGLLGTASDAIKVAQDIADQWWNTNQRPQG; translated from the exons ATGGGTTGTacaaaggaagaagaagaattcACAAACTCACCCCTGAAAATGGTGGAAATTGAGGGTCCTATTATAGTCGGGGCAGGCCCATCTGGGTTAGCGATAGCGGCGTGTTTATCAAAACAGGGGATACCTTCCTTAATCCTAGAAAGATCAGATTGCATTGCTTCTTTGTGGCAACAAAGGACTTACGACCGTCTCAAACTTCACTTACCAAGAAAATTCTGTGAGCTCCCATTAATGGGGTTTCCCAAAGATTTCCCAAAGTACCCTTCGAAGAAACAGTTCATTTCTTACATGGAATCCTATGCTGCATTCTTCAACATTGTCCCTGTTTTCAACCAGGAAGTCGAAAGCGCCATGTTCGACCCTGAAGCGTCCAAGTGGAGAGTTAAGATCAAGGAAATGAAAGAAAATGTGTACGTTTCTAGGTGGGTGATTGTTGCTACAGGGGAGAATGCTGATCCTTTGATACCTGAAATTCAAGGGATTGACAGATTTCAAGGGAGGCTTTTGCATACAAGTTTGTATAAGTCTGGGGTTGAGTTTGGTAATCAAAGGGTTTTGGTAATTGGGTGTGGGAATTCTGGCATGGAAGTTAGTTTGGACCTTTGTAGATACAATGCTATGCCTTTCATGGTGGCTAGAAACTCT GTGCATGTTTTGCCAAGGGAAATGTTCGGTTTCTCCACATTTGGAGTTGCAATGACTTTGTTGAAATGGTTCCCTTTGAGATTAGTTGATAAGTTACTCCTCTTGGTGGCGAATCTTACCTTGGGTAACACCGATCAGTTTGGCCTCCGCCGGCCCAAGACCGGTCCGCTCGAGCTTAAGAACGCCACCGGGAAGACTCCCGTGCTTGATGTGGGTGCACTCTCGTTAATCAAATCAGGGAAGATTAAG GTGATGGAAGGAGTAAAGGAGATTACAGAAAATGGGGCCAAATTTATAGATGGTCAAGAGAGAAAATTTGATTCCATAATATTGGCAACTGGATATAAGAGCAATGTGCCCTTTTGGCTCAAG GATTGTGAGTTTTTTAGTGATGATGGGATGCCAAAAGTAGCATTTCCAGATGGGTGGAAAGGAGGGAAAGGATTGTATACGGTTGGATTCACGAGAAGAGGTCTGTTGGGGACTGCATCAGACGCTATTAAAGTCGCTCAAGATATTGCTGATCAAtggtggaacacaaatcaacgGCCACAAGGCTAA